Proteins encoded by one window of Luteimonas yindakuii:
- a CDS encoding MerR family transcriptional regulator produces MYIATMFPVKATAELTGLTPETLRAWERRHAAVVPHRDEAGRRLYDAAMVDRLCHLHRLTARGHPIRDLAALDSAALERLAAESRDTGYGGLDALPGRMLDAIADYRIDEFDRDLSVSIATLPVTVLVSRVVSPLLREVGVRWADGRLAIAQERLVSSLLRARLMSVLTQHPGAARPRVLFATLPGEPHELGLLGAALHAHEAGASVLYLGTGLPAEELATVAGRLDAAAVAVSSIDPGQAIPAVAELRALDAALAAEVPVWLGGANARYLAEAVGSVRMQAVVDPAALTGLIRRRAAARRPSR; encoded by the coding sequence ATGTACATTGCGACCATGTTTCCGGTCAAGGCCACTGCCGAACTCACCGGGCTCACCCCGGAGACGCTGCGCGCCTGGGAACGGCGCCATGCGGCCGTGGTGCCGCATCGCGACGAGGCCGGGCGGCGCCTGTATGACGCCGCGATGGTGGATCGCCTGTGCCACCTGCATCGGCTGACTGCCCGCGGCCATCCGATCCGCGACCTCGCCGCGCTCGATTCCGCGGCGCTGGAACGTCTTGCCGCGGAAAGCCGCGACACCGGCTACGGCGGGCTCGATGCGTTGCCCGGGCGCATGCTGGATGCGATCGCCGACTACCGCATCGACGAGTTCGACCGCGACCTGTCGGTGTCCATCGCGACGCTGCCGGTGACCGTGCTGGTGTCGCGCGTGGTGTCGCCGCTGCTGCGCGAAGTGGGAGTGCGCTGGGCGGACGGGCGGCTGGCGATCGCACAGGAACGCCTGGTCAGCAGCCTGCTGCGGGCGCGGCTGATGTCGGTGCTCACCCAGCACCCGGGGGCGGCGCGTCCGCGGGTGCTGTTCGCGACCCTGCCCGGCGAACCGCACGAGCTCGGCCTGCTCGGCGCGGCGCTGCATGCGCACGAGGCCGGCGCGTCGGTGCTGTACCTGGGCACCGGCCTGCCGGCGGAAGAGCTGGCCACGGTGGCGGGCCGCCTCGATGCGGCGGCGGTGGCGGTGAGCTCGATCGACCCCGGCCAGGCCATTCCTGCCGTGGCCGAACTGCGCGCGCTGGATGCCGCGCTCGCCGCCGAGGTGCCGGTGTGGCTCGGCGGCGCCAATGCGCGTTACCTCGCCGAGGCGGTGGGGTCGGTGCGGATGCAGGCGGTGGTCGATCCGGCAGCGTTGACCGGACTGATCCGGCGTCGTGCGGCGGCGAGGCGTCCTTCGCGATAG
- a CDS encoding DUF378 domain-containing protein yields the protein MKTLNLVTLALVIIGGINWGLVGVAQFDLVAAIFGGQDALLARVVYTLVGLSALWQIMPLMRAGSTGEVHAQARR from the coding sequence ATGAAAACGCTCAATCTCGTGACGCTGGCGCTGGTGATCATCGGTGGCATCAACTGGGGCCTGGTCGGCGTGGCCCAGTTCGATCTCGTAGCCGCGATCTTCGGCGGCCAGGACGCCCTGCTCGCCCGGGTGGTCTACACCCTGGTCGGCCTGTCGGCGCTGTGGCAGATCATGCCGCTGATGCGCGCAGGCAGCACCGGCGAAGTGCACGCCCAGGCGCGCCGCTGA
- the dcp gene encoding peptidyl-dipeptidase Dcp, whose protein sequence is MLRTLLLSSAIALALSACDRSATESPMPTNAAQQTTPAQGENPLLVASTLAFQAPPFDRIQDAHYQPAIEEGMRQHLAEVRTIADNAEAPSFANTIEALERSGELLTRSASVFFAMTSANTNPALQAAEEALAPKLAEHSDAIHLDPALFARVKSLYDQRDSLGLTGEQATVLEHTYDNFVRAGAQLDEAQKAELRKLNSEESSLTTAFSNKLLAATKAGGVLVDDVAKLDGLDEATIAAAAEAAKTDGHEGQWLLVLQNTTQQPVLASLTNRELREQVMAASLERAQKGDDNDTRATIQRLAELRARKAELLGYPNYAAYSIADQMAGTPEVALKLLTDTVPAATARARSELAKIQAVVDAQGGGFQVGAADWDHYAEQVRKAEYDLDEAQIKPYFELDRVLKDGVFFAAGQLYGITAKERTDLPVYHPDVRVFDIFDADGTQLALFYLDPFQRESKQGGAWMGNFVEQNGLTGTIPVIYNVENYTRPVEGQPALLSWDDTTTLFHEFGHALHGIFSKTAYPSVAGTNVPRDFVEFPSQFNEHWALDPKVFANYAKHYQTGEPMPQELVDRIVRARTFNQGYATTEYLSAALLDMAWHTLPAGDAQKDVDTFEREALARYKVDMAAVPPRYRTNYFSHIWGGGYAAGYYAYFGAEVLDHDAFQWFRENGGLTRENGQVFRDKVLSIGHSRDLAQAYREFRGKDPSVEPLLEHRGLK, encoded by the coding sequence ATGTTGCGCACGCTGTTGCTGTCTTCCGCGATTGCGCTGGCCCTGTCGGCCTGCGACCGCTCCGCCACCGAGTCCCCGATGCCCACCAACGCTGCCCAACAGACCACGCCCGCGCAGGGCGAGAACCCGCTGCTCGTCGCCAGCACGCTGGCGTTCCAGGCGCCACCGTTCGACCGCATCCAGGATGCGCACTACCAGCCGGCGATCGAGGAAGGCATGCGCCAGCACCTCGCCGAGGTGCGCACGATCGCCGACAACGCCGAAGCGCCGTCTTTTGCCAACACCATCGAAGCACTGGAGCGCAGCGGCGAGCTGCTGACCCGCAGCGCTTCGGTGTTCTTCGCGATGACCTCGGCCAACACCAACCCCGCGCTGCAGGCCGCCGAGGAAGCGCTGGCACCGAAGCTCGCCGAGCATTCGGACGCCATCCACCTCGACCCGGCGCTGTTCGCGCGGGTGAAGTCGCTGTACGACCAGCGCGACAGCCTTGGGCTCACCGGCGAACAGGCGACGGTGCTCGAGCACACCTACGACAACTTCGTGCGCGCCGGCGCGCAGCTCGACGAGGCGCAGAAAGCCGAGCTGCGCAAGCTCAACAGCGAGGAGTCCTCGCTGACCACCGCCTTCTCCAACAAGCTGCTGGCCGCGACCAAGGCCGGCGGCGTGCTGGTGGACGACGTGGCGAAGCTCGATGGTCTCGACGAAGCCACCATCGCCGCTGCCGCCGAAGCCGCGAAGACCGACGGCCACGAAGGCCAGTGGCTGCTGGTGCTGCAGAACACCACCCAGCAGCCGGTGCTGGCGTCGCTGACGAACCGCGAACTGCGCGAGCAGGTGATGGCCGCATCGCTGGAGCGGGCGCAGAAGGGCGACGACAACGACACCCGCGCCACCATCCAGCGCCTGGCCGAACTGCGCGCGCGCAAGGCCGAGCTGCTGGGCTACCCGAACTACGCCGCCTACAGCATCGCCGACCAGATGGCCGGCACGCCGGAGGTCGCACTCAAGCTGCTGACCGACACGGTGCCCGCGGCGACCGCACGCGCGCGCTCCGAGCTCGCCAAGATCCAGGCGGTGGTGGATGCACAGGGTGGCGGTTTCCAGGTCGGCGCCGCCGACTGGGACCACTACGCCGAGCAGGTACGCAAGGCCGAATACGACCTCGACGAGGCGCAGATCAAGCCCTACTTCGAGCTCGACCGCGTGCTCAAGGACGGCGTGTTCTTCGCCGCCGGGCAGCTGTACGGCATCACCGCGAAGGAGCGCACCGACCTGCCCGTCTACCATCCGGACGTGCGCGTGTTCGACATCTTCGATGCCGACGGCACCCAGCTCGCGCTGTTCTATCTCGACCCGTTCCAGCGCGAGAGCAAGCAGGGCGGCGCGTGGATGGGCAACTTCGTCGAGCAGAACGGCCTGACCGGCACCATCCCGGTGATCTACAACGTCGAGAACTACACCAGGCCGGTCGAAGGCCAGCCCGCGCTGTTGAGCTGGGACGACACCACCACCCTGTTCCACGAGTTCGGCCATGCACTGCACGGCATCTTTTCGAAGACGGCGTATCCGAGCGTGGCCGGCACGAATGTTCCTCGCGACTTCGTCGAGTTCCCGTCGCAGTTCAACGAGCACTGGGCGCTGGACCCGAAGGTGTTCGCGAACTATGCCAAGCACTACCAGACCGGCGAGCCGATGCCGCAGGAGCTGGTGGACAGGATCGTGCGTGCGCGCACCTTCAACCAGGGCTACGCGACCACCGAGTACCTGTCGGCGGCGCTGCTGGACATGGCCTGGCACACGCTGCCCGCCGGTGATGCGCAGAAGGACGTGGACACGTTCGAACGCGAGGCGCTGGCGCGCTACAAGGTCGACATGGCCGCGGTGCCGCCGCGCTACCGCACCAACTACTTCAGCCACATCTGGGGCGGCGGCTACGCGGCGGGCTACTACGCCTACTTCGGTGCCGAGGTGCTCGACCACGACGCCTTCCAGTGGTTCCGCGAGAACGGCGGGCTGACCCGCGAGAACGGGCAGGTCTTCCGCGACAAGGTGCTGTCGATCGGCCACTCGCGCGATCTTGCCCAGGCGTATCGCGAGTTCCGCGGCAAGGATCCGAGCGTGGAGCCGCTGCTGGAGCACCGCGGGCTGAAGTAA
- a CDS encoding RtcB family protein, with the protein MDTSNHQWLHHEGETPIKGWVRGVPLEDQARAQLRNIASLPFVGPWVAVMPDVHLGIGATVGSVVPTQGAIIPAAVGVDIGCGMAAVRTTLNARDLPDSLARLRSAIERAIPVGNGPHGEHRTTPDSIETALGGSGLWQRLQRIKARHPKIRLDKVDKQLGTLGGGNHFIEVCLDESEAVWVMLHSGSRGTGNLIGSYFIQRAREELGKRVLGYHVPDKDLAFFMEGEPLFDDYVEAVGWAQDYARANREALMQRVLHAMRAELPKFRLQAMAVNCHHNYVQKETHGGQEMFVTRKGAVRAGKDEFGIIPGSMGAKSFIVRGLGNGDSFESCSHGAGRVMSRTAARNSITLKQHREATAHVECRKDQAVIDESPAAYKDIDAVMAAQADLVEVVHTLRQVVCVKG; encoded by the coding sequence ATGGACACTTCGAACCACCAATGGCTGCATCACGAGGGCGAGACCCCCATCAAGGGCTGGGTGCGCGGCGTGCCGCTTGAAGACCAGGCGCGCGCGCAGCTGCGCAACATCGCGAGCCTGCCTTTTGTCGGGCCGTGGGTGGCGGTGATGCCGGACGTGCATCTCGGCATCGGCGCCACGGTGGGCTCGGTGGTGCCGACGCAGGGCGCGATCATTCCGGCCGCGGTCGGCGTCGACATCGGCTGCGGCATGGCGGCGGTGCGCACCACGCTCAACGCGCGGGACCTGCCCGATTCGCTGGCGCGGCTGCGCTCGGCGATCGAGCGGGCGATCCCGGTCGGCAACGGCCCGCATGGCGAGCACCGCACGACGCCCGACAGCATCGAAACGGCGCTGGGCGGGTCCGGACTGTGGCAGCGGCTGCAGCGCATCAAGGCGAGGCACCCGAAAATCCGTCTCGACAAGGTGGACAAACAACTCGGCACGCTCGGCGGTGGCAACCACTTCATCGAGGTCTGCCTGGACGAGAGCGAGGCGGTGTGGGTGATGCTGCATTCGGGTTCGCGCGGCACCGGCAACCTGATCGGCAGCTACTTCATCCAGCGTGCGCGCGAGGAGCTCGGCAAGCGCGTGCTCGGCTACCACGTGCCCGACAAGGACCTGGCGTTCTTCATGGAAGGCGAGCCGCTGTTCGACGACTACGTCGAGGCGGTGGGCTGGGCGCAGGACTACGCGCGCGCCAATCGCGAGGCGCTGATGCAGCGCGTGCTGCACGCCATGCGCGCGGAATTGCCGAAGTTCAGATTGCAGGCGATGGCGGTCAACTGTCACCACAACTACGTGCAGAAGGAAACGCACGGCGGGCAGGAGATGTTCGTTACCCGCAAGGGCGCCGTGCGCGCCGGCAAGGACGAGTTCGGCATCATCCCCGGCAGCATGGGCGCGAAGAGCTTCATCGTGCGCGGGCTGGGCAATGGCGACAGCTTCGAGAGCTGCAGCCACGGCGCCGGCCGGGTGATGAGCCGCACCGCGGCGCGCAACAGCATCACGCTGAAGCAGCACCGCGAGGCCACCGCTCACGTCGAATGCCGCAAGGACCAGGCGGTGATCGACGAGTCGCCGGCGGCCTACAAGGACATCGACGCGGTGATGGCGGCGCAGGCGGACCTGGTGGAAGTGGTGCACACCTTGCGACAGGTGGTGTGCGTCAAGGGCTAG
- a CDS encoding fasciclin domain-containing protein, whose translation MNRITRSPVRSLALALALGLSAPLAFAAQPSTATAAPATRASADIVDTAVAAGQFKTLAAALTAAGLVDTLKGAGPFTVFAPTDAAFAALPAGTVDNLLKPENKDQLVALLTYHVVQGRVPAARVATMDSATTVNGAPVGIRANAGKVMVGNANVVTADVMASNGVIHVIDKVLMPR comes from the coding sequence ATGAACCGCATCACCCGATCCCCCGTCCGCTCGCTTGCCCTCGCCCTCGCGCTGGGCCTTTCCGCACCGTTGGCGTTCGCCGCCCAGCCGTCGACCGCCACCGCCGCACCGGCCACGCGCGCCTCGGCCGACATCGTCGACACCGCCGTGGCCGCCGGCCAGTTCAAGACCCTCGCTGCCGCCCTCACTGCAGCCGGCCTTGTCGACACGCTGAAGGGCGCAGGTCCGTTCACCGTGTTCGCACCGACCGATGCCGCCTTTGCCGCGTTGCCGGCGGGCACCGTGGACAACCTGCTCAAGCCCGAGAACAAGGACCAGCTGGTCGCATTGCTGACCTACCACGTGGTGCAGGGCCGGGTGCCGGCCGCACGCGTCGCCACGATGGATTCCGCCACCACCGTCAACGGCGCCCCCGTCGGGATCCGCGCCAACGCCGGCAAGGTGATGGTCGGCAACGCCAATGTCGTCACCGCCGACGTGATGGCCAGCAACGGCGTCATCCACGTCATCGACAAGGTGCTGATGCCGCGCTGA
- a CDS encoding zinc-dependent alcohol dehydrogenase family protein has protein sequence MTIRTLHIPAGGGFEHVTVGSTQPVEPRPGEITVRLRASSLNFHDYMVVKGVTGPTEQRIPMSDGAGEVIAVGDGVSGFDVGDHVVSTFFPDWLDGEPQVEGFARTPGDGIDGYAREQVSAPATSFTRAPRGWSHAEAATLTTAGLTAWRALMDDGALKPGEVVLVQGTGGVSIFALQFAKLAGARVIATSSSDAKLERLRELGADEVINYREDPDWGLTARRMTGGNGVDHVLDVGGPATLAQSMLASRVGGHVALIGVLTGVDGQLPLGLALGRQLRLQALVVGSRRQQQDMVRALEAGTLRPVIDRHFALDDLVAAFRHQESGSHFGKIVLDI, from the coding sequence ATGACCATCAGGACCCTCCACATCCCCGCCGGTGGCGGCTTCGAGCATGTGACCGTCGGCAGCACGCAACCGGTCGAACCGCGCCCGGGCGAGATCACCGTGCGCCTGCGCGCGAGCTCGCTGAACTTCCACGATTACATGGTGGTGAAGGGCGTCACCGGGCCGACCGAGCAGCGCATTCCGATGTCCGACGGTGCCGGCGAGGTCATCGCGGTGGGCGATGGCGTCAGCGGGTTCGACGTCGGCGACCACGTGGTCAGCACGTTCTTCCCGGACTGGCTCGACGGCGAGCCGCAGGTGGAAGGCTTCGCCCGTACCCCGGGTGACGGCATCGATGGCTATGCGCGCGAGCAGGTGAGCGCGCCGGCCACGTCATTCACCCGCGCGCCGCGCGGCTGGAGCCACGCCGAGGCCGCGACGCTCACCACCGCAGGGCTGACCGCGTGGCGGGCGCTGATGGACGACGGCGCGCTCAAGCCCGGTGAGGTGGTGCTGGTGCAGGGCACCGGCGGGGTGTCGATCTTCGCGCTGCAGTTCGCGAAGCTGGCCGGTGCGCGGGTGATCGCGACCTCGTCGAGCGATGCCAAGCTCGAGCGCCTGCGCGAACTGGGCGCCGACGAGGTGATCAACTACCGCGAGGATCCGGACTGGGGCCTTACCGCACGGCGAATGACCGGCGGCAACGGCGTCGACCACGTGCTCGACGTCGGCGGCCCGGCGACGTTGGCGCAATCCATGCTGGCCTCGCGCGTGGGCGGGCACGTGGCGCTGATCGGCGTGCTCACCGGTGTCGACGGCCAGCTGCCGCTGGGCCTGGCGCTGGGGCGGCAGCTGCGCCTGCAGGCACTGGTGGTCGGCAGCCGCCGCCAGCAGCAGGACATGGTGCGCGCGCTGGAAGCCGGCACGCTGCGGCCGGTGATCGACCGGCACTTTGCGCTGGATGATCTGGTGGCGGCGTTCCGGCATCAGGAAAGCGGCAGCCACTTCGGCAAGATCGTCCTCGACATCTGA
- a CDS encoding type II toxin-antitoxin system RelE/ParE family toxin, whose amino-acid sequence MSKASTRTASGHAPRIEGVQRATAVLVSVLLHLWLAWLLLSTTPMTPNDPQGAEAGSPMVVDFVGLTPPQPVQAPHASPPPPRPRTPTRAAPSRVRTTEVIRADEARPQESDAQTPAITELLPQPPVPHPPPPSPAPVAGAATSPPTAQRTRTWGQPPGMLPQATSPVNAGTGRNITAGRGRGRDSSSGPSMEAGGYQVIYDLRSETRLRAWRDAGMTEVFFPLPGTRQRMVCPLETALRRESGPCRLLEPDDPELASIGDAREVITMHGVYRRGEMLWRGPGAYR is encoded by the coding sequence ATGAGCAAGGCGTCGACGCGGACCGCTTCCGGCCACGCACCCCGCATCGAAGGCGTGCAGCGCGCGACCGCGGTGCTGGTCAGCGTGCTGCTGCACCTGTGGCTTGCGTGGCTGCTGCTGTCCACCACGCCGATGACGCCCAACGACCCGCAGGGCGCCGAGGCCGGCAGCCCGATGGTGGTCGATTTCGTCGGCCTCACCCCGCCGCAACCGGTGCAGGCACCACACGCCAGCCCGCCGCCCCCGCGCCCACGCACGCCGACCCGGGCCGCGCCCTCGCGCGTGCGCACCACCGAGGTCATCCGCGCCGACGAGGCGCGTCCGCAGGAATCCGACGCGCAGACCCCGGCGATTACCGAGCTGCTTCCGCAGCCACCTGTCCCGCATCCGCCACCGCCATCACCCGCGCCGGTCGCCGGCGCCGCCACCAGCCCGCCCACCGCGCAGCGCACGCGCACCTGGGGCCAACCGCCGGGCATGCTGCCGCAGGCGACCTCGCCGGTGAACGCCGGCACCGGGCGCAACATCACGGCAGGCCGTGGCCGCGGCCGCGATTCCTCCAGCGGCCCCAGCATGGAGGCCGGCGGCTACCAGGTGATCTACGACCTGCGCAGCGAAACCCGCCTGCGCGCCTGGCGCGACGCCGGCATGACCGAGGTCTTCTTCCCCCTTCCCGGCACCCGCCAGCGCATGGTCTGCCCGCTGGAAACCGCGCTGCGCCGCGAATCCGGCCCCTGCCGCCTGCTCGAACCCGACGACCCCGAACTCGCCAGCATCGGCGACGCCCGCGAGGTCATCACCATGCACGGCGTCTACCGGCGCGGCGAAATGCTGTGGCGCGGGCCGGGGGCGTATCGGTGA
- a CDS encoding PAAR domain-containing protein encodes MAKPIVCVGDALDHGGSVVSGSPFTDIDGRPVARVGDRVVCSRHGPTAIVSGDSTLIVDGQPIARHGDRAACGAMLISSQVHAFVEQNPQSDRDSSRSCAAGPRAASASLASMAFDRTFVLCNSASGQPLPNTPYRIKLSDGRSIGGVSDERGSTVRVTGATALDAVIEVLA; translated from the coding sequence ATGGCGAAGCCCATTGTTTGTGTGGGTGATGCGCTGGACCATGGAGGTAGCGTCGTATCGGGATCGCCTTTTACCGATATCGACGGCAGGCCCGTGGCGCGCGTTGGAGACCGCGTGGTGTGTAGCCGCCATGGCCCCACCGCAATCGTATCCGGTGATTCCACACTGATCGTGGACGGTCAGCCAATCGCCAGACATGGCGACAGAGCAGCTTGCGGAGCGATGCTGATTTCGTCCCAGGTGCACGCCTTCGTCGAGCAGAATCCACAGAGCGACAGAGATTCCTCGCGCTCATGCGCAGCAGGCCCGCGAGCCGCATCCGCCTCGTTGGCATCCATGGCATTCGACCGCACCTTCGTGCTGTGCAACAGCGCATCCGGTCAGCCCCTGCCCAACACGCCTTATCGCATCAAGCTCTCGGACGGCCGTTCGATCGGGGGCGTGTCTGACGAACGCGGGTCCACTGTGCGAGTCACGGGTGCCACTGCGCTGGATGCGGTGATCGAGGTGCTGGCATGA
- a CDS encoding YdeI/OmpD-associated family protein has protein sequence MAVRCGMANRTPTRVRFDARLQRPAQPADADWAFLVLPAAASAKLPTRSQVTVDGTLAGTPFQATLEPDGQGSHWLRVGHELLAAADVRTGDTVTLEIAPVTEEPEPEVPPDLQAALAANTAAKATWDDVTPVARRDWIQWVTSGKKAETRAKRIATACDKLASGQRRACCFDRSGMYSRGNLGPPEAAE, from the coding sequence ATGGCGGTACGCTGCGGCATGGCCAACCGCACGCCGACCCGGGTCCGATTCGATGCACGCCTGCAGCGGCCTGCGCAGCCGGCGGATGCCGACTGGGCCTTCCTCGTCCTGCCCGCGGCGGCCAGCGCGAAGCTGCCGACGCGCAGCCAGGTGACCGTGGACGGCACGCTCGCGGGGACGCCGTTCCAGGCCACGCTGGAGCCGGACGGGCAGGGCAGCCACTGGCTCAGGGTCGGTCACGAATTGCTCGCCGCCGCCGATGTGCGGACCGGTGACACCGTGACCCTGGAGATCGCGCCAGTAACGGAGGAACCGGAACCCGAAGTGCCGCCGGACCTCCAGGCCGCGCTCGCCGCGAACACCGCCGCCAAGGCCACCTGGGACGACGTCACACCTGTCGCCCGCCGCGACTGGATCCAGTGGGTGACCTCCGGCAAGAAGGCCGAGACGCGCGCGAAGCGCATCGCCACCGCCTGCGACAAGCTGGCCTCGGGCCAGCGCCGTGCCTGCTGCTTCGACCGCTCCGGCATGTACAGCCGCGGCAACCTCGGCCCGCCGGAAGCGGCGGAGTGA